A genomic window from Sulfurospirillum multivorans DSM 12446 includes:
- a CDS encoding DNA-deoxyinosine glycosylase — translation MQHSFDPVYNKHSNVLILGTFPSVKSREQHFFYGNPQNRFWKVISAITNAPLPITIEEKKAMLLAHGIAIWDVIQSCDITGSSDSSITNVVPMDFAKILRHASIKQIYANGATAEKLYQKHCEATTGRDIIKLPSTSPANAACSLEKLIEAWSVIYT, via the coding sequence ATGCAACACTCTTTTGATCCTGTGTACAACAAACACTCAAACGTGCTGATTTTAGGCACGTTTCCCTCCGTTAAATCGCGTGAACAGCACTTCTTTTACGGCAACCCTCAAAACCGTTTTTGGAAGGTAATTTCCGCCATTACCAACGCACCGCTTCCCATCACCATCGAAGAAAAAAAAGCGATGCTCTTAGCTCATGGCATTGCCATTTGGGATGTCATTCAAAGCTGCGATATTACAGGCTCCAGTGACAGCAGCATCACAAACGTGGTACCGATGGATTTTGCAAAGATTCTAAGGCACGCTTCCATCAAACAGATTTATGCCAACGGCGCAACAGCTGAAAAACTCTACCAAAAGCACTGCGAAGCAACGACAGGAAGAGACATCATCAAACTCCCTTCCACCAGCCCTGCCAATGCCGCATGTTCTTTGGAAAAGCTGATCGAAGCGTGGAGTGTTATCTACACATAG
- a CDS encoding HAMP domain-containing protein yields the protein MSLKVKLFIFMTALFILFSLTVWSYSKHVLEQINEKWAERFIKKQILFDKNRTLLPLVHELEIIKEMAKEPALLAMAHRDKDPLLHTNGIAVLEAYRLKFQSQSYFAAFTKSENYYFNDAKNSYAGKQFQYKLSSSQKNDAWFYDVLSDNQAYRINVDTDEFLGTTYIWINYDLKENGELLGIVGTGLDFTRFVRESVGIEQEGVRNFFINRHLDVQLERDTHLKYDENLKTNAGGHKKITEFFTRAEDKDAIRDAILYLRAHPDDIRTFWVEYEGSKKLLGMSFLQEVEWFNLTLIDEKELEIAKDFSIFPILCLLFLVILIFVAGALHFLIIAPLEKLKSSMQRVEKGNYEVDLAPLGSAEIEALSQEFIKMIAYIRTNNVALEEKIQERTKGLMQSEAKLNTILDSVDAFIYIKDVQYRYAYANKRACEHLGMSPEKIIGQNDELFFNAKTT from the coding sequence ATGAGTCTCAAAGTAAAACTTTTTATCTTTATGACTGCTTTGTTTATCCTCTTTTCGCTTACGGTTTGGTCATATTCTAAGCATGTGTTAGAGCAGATCAATGAAAAATGGGCAGAGCGTTTTATCAAAAAACAGATTCTTTTTGATAAAAATCGCACGCTTTTACCGCTTGTGCATGAGCTTGAGATTATCAAAGAGATGGCCAAAGAGCCCGCACTGCTTGCTATGGCACATCGTGATAAAGACCCGCTGTTACATACGAATGGCATCGCTGTTTTAGAGGCGTATCGTTTAAAATTTCAGAGCCAAAGCTATTTTGCAGCGTTTACCAAAAGTGAAAATTACTACTTCAATGATGCCAAGAACAGTTATGCTGGCAAACAGTTTCAGTACAAACTCTCCTCAAGCCAAAAAAATGACGCATGGTTTTACGATGTTTTGAGCGACAATCAAGCCTACCGCATCAATGTTGATACCGATGAATTTTTGGGTACGACGTACATTTGGATCAATTATGATTTAAAAGAAAACGGTGAACTCTTAGGCATTGTTGGAACAGGACTGGATTTTACCCGCTTTGTGAGAGAATCGGTGGGCATTGAGCAAGAGGGGGTGCGAAACTTTTTTATCAACCGCCACTTAGATGTTCAATTAGAGCGAGATACCCATCTGAAATACGATGAAAACCTCAAAACAAACGCTGGTGGGCATAAAAAAATTACGGAGTTTTTCACAAGGGCGGAAGATAAAGATGCCATTCGTGATGCGATACTGTATCTTCGTGCTCATCCTGATGACATTCGTACCTTTTGGGTTGAGTATGAAGGGTCGAAAAAACTCTTGGGGATGAGTTTTCTCCAAGAGGTTGAATGGTTCAATTTGACGCTTATTGATGAAAAAGAGCTGGAAATCGCCAAGGATTTTTCGATTTTCCCGATACTTTGTCTGCTCTTTTTAGTGATTTTAATCTTTGTCGCAGGGGCGTTGCATTTTTTAATCATCGCTCCTCTTGAAAAACTAAAATCCTCCATGCAACGGGTTGAAAAAGGTAACTATGAGGTGGATCTCGCCCCTTTAGGCAGTGCTGAAATTGAAGCGCTTTCCCAAGAGTTCATCAAAATGATCGCTTACATACGCACGAATAATGTAGCCCTCGAAGAAAAAATCCAAGAACGCACCAAAGGGTTGATGCAAAGTGAAGCCAAACTCAATACGATTTTAGACAGCGTTGATGCGTTTATTTACATTAAAGATGTCCAGTATCGTTATGCGTATGCCAACAAAAGAGCTTGCGAGCATTTGGGAATGAGCCCTGAGAAGATCATAGGGCAAAACGATGAGCTCTTTTTTAATGCCAAAACAACGTAG
- a CDS encoding ABC transporter permease, whose protein sequence is MIFNMNFLLLDYAIRSLMRRFSKNFFIFLILSLLIFLLASVLMIADAIKLELNSTLKTLPQITLQRFIAGKQSDVPITRAEALLDIEGISAVTPRVWGYYYFKPAGVNFSVVGIDAYEEQYSPTLTRLTQHFDMKLLANKESMIVGEGVKKILAENYYSDFFNFITPDGQWKRVPIAGVFHSDLALESNDLIILPKKLAYAIFGMEESKATDIVVKVANVKEIATIVQKITTRYPDMRAITQDDIRVSYQNIFDYKSGFFLSLFSVCAFAFFIIIYDKTSGLSSEEKREIGILKAIGWSSDDIVKEKFYESFILSLGAFLLSISCALFYVYALQAPLLRNLFMGYSELKPTFVLPFSFNLSMVILLFLLSVPIYIAATLIPSWRASSLDADEVMR, encoded by the coding sequence GTGATTTTTAATATGAATTTTTTACTGCTGGATTACGCGATTCGCTCGTTGATGCGGCGTTTTAGCAAGAATTTTTTTATCTTTTTGATTTTAAGCCTGCTGATTTTTCTGCTCGCTTCAGTTTTGATGATCGCCGATGCGATCAAATTGGAGCTAAATTCGACGCTGAAAACCTTGCCACAGATCACCTTGCAACGTTTTATCGCTGGCAAACAGAGCGATGTGCCTATTACACGCGCAGAGGCACTTTTGGACATTGAAGGTATTAGTGCAGTGACACCACGTGTGTGGGGTTACTACTATTTTAAACCCGCAGGCGTGAATTTTTCGGTGGTGGGCATCGACGCGTATGAGGAACAGTATTCACCAACACTTACGCGTCTGACCCAACATTTCGATATGAAACTGCTCGCCAATAAAGAGAGCATGATCGTAGGCGAGGGGGTGAAAAAAATCTTAGCCGAGAACTACTACAGCGACTTTTTTAACTTTATTACGCCCGATGGTCAGTGGAAAAGAGTGCCGATCGCTGGGGTTTTTCATTCCGATCTTGCTTTGGAGTCAAACGATCTTATCATTCTTCCTAAAAAACTTGCCTATGCCATTTTTGGCATGGAGGAGAGCAAAGCGACTGACATTGTGGTGAAAGTGGCGAATGTCAAAGAGATTGCGACCATTGTGCAGAAAATCACGACGCGCTATCCTGATATGCGCGCCATTACGCAAGATGACATTAGGGTGAGTTACCAAAATATTTTTGATTATAAAAGTGGTTTTTTTCTCTCCCTTTTTAGTGTTTGTGCGTTTGCCTTTTTTATTATCATCTACGATAAAACCAGCGGGCTAAGCTCCGAAGAGAAGCGGGAAATCGGCATTTTAAAAGCGATTGGTTGGAGCAGTGATGACATTGTGAAAGAGAAGTTTTATGAGAGTTTCATTCTCTCGTTGGGCGCTTTTTTACTGAGCATCTCATGCGCGCTTTTTTACGTGTATGCACTGCAAGCACCGCTCTTGCGCAACCTTTTTATGGGCTATTCTGAGCTCAAACCCACCTTTGTGCTTCCGTTTAGTTTCAATCTTTCCATGGTCATTTTGCTCTTTTTACTCAGCGTGCCCATTTACATAGCCGCGACCTTGATTCCCTCATGGCGTGCTTCAAGTTTGGATGCGGATGAGGTGATGCGATGA
- a CDS encoding sensor histidine kinase, with the protein MKTPFKSLRFRLLAALFVILSALFYSFGYLVIYTLETSYQKSIEATLFTVLKDIKHDFEEDPNKEITLNEVKEEFAIPLLYAQVVAYDSMSNAPQILSRSSDLKELSLKIEPGIIQEIFEQPGEIAFSLALEPNLSPHKIYIGTMFLAQNEYQMLFLQCAIPYDNLTPQIQEMITTLSIGLCALLLIVLGLAYMLISKSLSNVSHVTNAAKAMRGEMAHSIIPKSHIAYEIDDLIETFNTLLSELQHAYAQVKQFGQNASHELKTPLTIIKGEVEVGLRKERTIPEYEQILEKVAKEVGVLHEVIEKILFLSSNTKNDLKKHFHEVYLDEVLLEAIEEKRPLCEPKGIHLIVETLQAQNLRGNATLLKIAIANLIDNAIKYSPQNATIHISLNAHELSIRDEGMGIKQEAIEHVFEQFYRTQESKEIASGSGLGLAIVKNIIDLHDLSITLESKEQKGTHVKILF; encoded by the coding sequence ATGAAAACGCCCTTTAAAAGCCTTAGATTCCGTCTTTTGGCGGCACTTTTTGTTATCTTATCTGCTCTGTTTTACAGCTTTGGCTATTTGGTCATTTATACCCTTGAAACGTCGTATCAAAAAAGCATTGAAGCGACGTTATTTACCGTTTTAAAAGACATTAAACACGATTTTGAGGAAGATCCAAACAAAGAGATAACACTAAATGAAGTCAAAGAGGAGTTTGCCATTCCGCTCTTGTATGCGCAAGTGGTCGCGTATGACAGCATGTCAAATGCCCCACAGATCCTCTCGCGCTCAAGCGATCTTAAAGAGCTGAGCTTGAAAATTGAACCTGGCATCATTCAAGAGATCTTTGAACAACCCGGTGAAATCGCCTTTTCCCTCGCCTTGGAGCCGAATCTTAGCCCTCATAAAATCTATATTGGAACCATGTTTTTAGCACAAAATGAGTACCAAATGCTCTTTTTGCAATGTGCCATTCCCTACGATAATCTCACACCACAGATCCAAGAGATGATTACAACGCTGAGTATCGGGCTTTGCGCTTTGCTCTTAATCGTTCTTGGTTTAGCCTACATGCTCATCTCCAAATCGCTCTCCAACGTCTCGCATGTCACCAATGCCGCTAAAGCGATGCGAGGAGAGATGGCACATTCCATCATCCCTAAATCGCACATCGCTTATGAGATAGACGATCTCATCGAAACGTTTAACACACTTCTTAGCGAACTTCAACACGCGTACGCACAAGTCAAACAGTTTGGACAAAACGCTTCGCATGAGCTCAAAACGCCCCTCACCATCATCAAAGGCGAAGTCGAAGTCGGGCTTCGTAAAGAGCGAACCATCCCCGAGTATGAGCAAATTTTAGAAAAAGTGGCGAAAGAGGTTGGGGTTTTGCATGAAGTCATCGAAAAGATTCTCTTTTTATCGAGCAACACCAAAAATGATCTTAAAAAACATTTTCATGAGGTCTATCTGGATGAAGTTTTACTCGAAGCCATCGAAGAAAAACGTCCTTTGTGTGAACCCAAAGGCATTCACCTCATCGTCGAAACCCTGCAAGCACAAAACCTCAGAGGCAATGCAACCCTTTTAAAAATCGCCATTGCCAACCTCATCGACAATGCCATCAAATATTCACCCCAAAACGCCACGATTCACATCAGCCTTAACGCGCACGAGCTGAGCATTAGGGATGAGGGAATGGGCATTAAACAAGAGGCTATTGAGCATGTTTTTGAGCAGTTTTACCGCACCCAAGAGAGCAAAGAGATTGCCTCGGGGAGTGGATTGGGGCTTGCGATTGTTAAAAATATTATCGATCTGCATGATCTTTCCATCACCCTTGAAAGCAAAGAGCAAAAAGGAACACACGTAAAAATCCTCTTTTAA
- a CDS encoding phosphoethanolamine transferase — protein MLFSFFKSQSQRAIFMTALGIALFCNITFFSKLFHYAVNEHNYFLALSAPFILMLMLIAILNTLLLFTSKKFFRLSLVVLIFAGILGSYFIDSFGAIIDANMYTNIFQTDSGEILDLLTPKLLLYIGAAALISLWILFKAPIRFESFTQEFAQKALVLIVSLLMVLGVYMNFGKSYSSFFRNHNELKMYINPYYPIASFVKFAYSKIKPKPVFSTIAMDATRPIHEKKKLVVFILGETARARNFALFGYDRPTNPLLSKRDDIVFLDNFASCGTATAISVPCMFSKFGRTNWSEEKESYENIVDVLAKTGVRVIWRDNNSGGDKKVAKRMSDVVNYGGKGFDDVLLRDFQANIDKQYKDTFVVLHQEGSHGPTYFKRYPDTFKTFTPTCDTQDLEKCTQEMIVNTYNNTIAYTDYIINETITQLKANEDKYDTTLIYISDHGESLGENGVYLHGLPYMIAPEDQKHVPALFYFSDKAKREALHVKADERFSQDNLFHTLLTLFEVKTSEYKPNLDLLR, from the coding sequence ATGCTTTTCTCTTTTTTCAAATCCCAAAGTCAAAGGGCCATTTTTATGACTGCCCTAGGGATTGCGCTGTTCTGCAACATCACGTTTTTTTCAAAACTGTTTCACTATGCTGTGAATGAGCATAACTATTTTCTAGCGTTGAGCGCACCTTTTATTCTTATGCTGATGCTCATTGCTATCTTAAATACTCTCTTGCTTTTCACCTCTAAAAAGTTCTTTCGCCTAAGTCTTGTTGTGCTGATTTTTGCTGGTATTTTGGGCAGTTATTTTATTGATTCTTTTGGGGCTATCATCGATGCCAATATGTACACCAATATTTTTCAAACCGATAGCGGTGAAATACTCGATCTTTTAACACCCAAGCTTTTGCTCTACATTGGGGCTGCCGCACTCATCTCACTTTGGATCCTCTTTAAAGCGCCTATACGGTTTGAAAGTTTCACCCAAGAGTTTGCGCAAAAAGCGCTGGTACTGATTGTCTCTCTCCTGATGGTTCTGGGCGTTTATATGAATTTTGGCAAATCCTACAGCTCCTTTTTTAGAAACCATAATGAGCTTAAAATGTACATAAACCCCTACTACCCCATAGCCTCTTTTGTGAAGTTTGCCTACAGTAAAATCAAACCAAAGCCGGTATTTAGCACTATTGCTATGGATGCAACGCGCCCTATCCATGAAAAGAAAAAACTGGTTGTATTTATCTTAGGTGAAACAGCACGTGCGCGTAATTTTGCGCTCTTTGGGTATGATCGCCCGACCAATCCTCTGCTTTCCAAACGGGATGACATCGTCTTTTTAGACAATTTTGCCTCCTGTGGAACGGCAACGGCGATCTCGGTGCCGTGCATGTTCTCCAAATTTGGTAGAACCAATTGGAGTGAAGAGAAAGAATCGTATGAAAATATCGTGGATGTGCTTGCCAAAACAGGCGTGCGCGTCATCTGGAGAGACAACAATTCAGGAGGCGACAAAAAAGTTGCCAAACGCATGAGCGATGTCGTGAACTACGGGGGAAAAGGGTTTGATGATGTCCTGCTTCGTGACTTTCAAGCCAACATCGATAAGCAGTATAAAGACACGTTTGTGGTCTTGCACCAAGAAGGAAGCCACGGACCGACCTACTTTAAGCGCTATCCTGATACGTTTAAAACATTCACTCCAACCTGCGATACGCAAGATTTGGAAAAATGTACGCAAGAGATGATCGTTAATACCTACAATAACACAATTGCGTACACCGATTACATCATCAATGAGACGATTACGCAGCTCAAAGCCAATGAAGACAAATATGACACCACGCTCATTTATATCTCCGATCACGGCGAGTCTTTGGGTGAAAATGGCGTCTACTTGCACGGACTTCCCTACATGATCGCTCCTGAAGATCAAAAGCACGTACCAGCACTCTTTTACTTCAGCGACAAAGCCAAGCGTGAAGCCTTACATGTAAAAGCCGATGAGCGCTTTTCACAGGACAATCTTTTCCACACGCTCTTAACGCTTTTTGAGGTTAAAACCAGCGAATACAAGCCAAACCTAGACCTCTTGCGCTAG
- a CDS encoding response regulator transcription factor: MKILVVEDDAKIASFLKKGLEEEYFCVDQCDNGEDAIYLAQMGAYDVIILDIMLRGAQGDQVCQKIREKKLTTPIIMLSAKSTISDKVSLLNFGADDYLTKPFSFEELLARIHVQLRKHNAKESVLKVADLELNLLSKTVMRSSEHIVLTAKEYALLEYLMRHKGSIIEERALEEQLFSSDQSINSNIINVYMYRLRTKIDKNFELKLIKTHRNLGYSIHENAL; this comes from the coding sequence ATGAAAATTTTAGTCGTTGAAGATGATGCCAAAATCGCCTCGTTCCTTAAAAAAGGACTCGAAGAGGAGTATTTTTGTGTCGATCAGTGTGACAACGGTGAAGACGCGATCTACTTAGCGCAAATGGGTGCTTACGATGTGATCATTTTAGATATTATGCTGCGAGGTGCGCAAGGCGATCAGGTTTGCCAAAAGATTCGCGAAAAGAAACTTACAACGCCTATCATTATGCTCAGTGCCAAAAGTACGATCAGCGATAAAGTGAGTCTGCTCAATTTTGGAGCCGATGACTACTTGACCAAACCGTTTAGTTTTGAAGAACTTTTGGCGCGCATTCATGTGCAACTACGCAAACATAACGCGAAAGAGTCTGTGCTCAAAGTGGCAGATTTGGAGCTCAATCTTTTGAGTAAAACGGTGATGCGTTCAAGTGAGCACATTGTTTTAACCGCCAAAGAGTATGCCCTTTTGGAGTATCTGATGCGCCATAAAGGCTCCATCATCGAAGAGCGCGCTTTAGAAGAGCAACTCTTTAGCAGTGACCAATCCATCAACAGCAATATCATCAATGTTTACATGTACCGCTTACGCACAAAAATCGATAAAAATTTTGAGCTAAAGCTCATTAAAACCCACCGTAATTTAGGATACTCGATCCATGAAAACGCCCTTTAA
- a CDS encoding LysE family transporter has product MQLDIWLTMLVASILISVSPGAGAVVSMNYGLKYGLKRSYAAIMGLQMGLFVQTFVVVIGLGSLIMSSLLLFNIIKWIGVIYLIFLGVMKFIEKPQLPSDAANIKAFSASKAFVQATLINLTNIKATVFLVAFIPQFLNPNEPLLGQFVIICSTLIGVDIIVMTGYSSLASRLKNVIKSIRAIQIQNRLTGAFLLVAAFFISTAKRA; this is encoded by the coding sequence ATGCAACTTGATATTTGGCTTACGATGCTGGTCGCATCCATTCTCATCAGTGTTTCCCCAGGAGCAGGTGCGGTGGTTTCTATGAATTATGGACTCAAATACGGGCTCAAACGCTCTTATGCCGCCATTATGGGGCTTCAAATGGGGCTTTTTGTGCAAACCTTTGTGGTCGTCATTGGACTTGGCTCACTGATTATGAGCTCACTTCTGCTGTTTAACATCATCAAGTGGATTGGTGTGATTTATTTGATCTTTTTAGGGGTGATGAAGTTCATTGAAAAACCTCAATTGCCAAGTGATGCCGCCAATATCAAAGCATTTTCAGCGTCCAAAGCGTTTGTTCAAGCCACGCTCATTAACCTCACCAACATCAAAGCAACAGTCTTTTTGGTGGCGTTTATCCCCCAATTCCTCAACCCAAATGAGCCGCTTTTAGGGCAATTTGTCATCATCTGTTCCACACTCATTGGCGTGGACATCATCGTGATGACAGGCTACAGCTCCCTTGCTTCACGCCTTAAAAACGTCATCAAATCCATTCGCGCAATTCAGATTCAAAACCGCCTAACAGGCGCTTTTTTACTCGTAGCAGCCTTTTTTATCTCAACCGCAAAAAGGGCTTAA
- the rarD gene encoding EamA family transporter RarD, translating to MNNLSREAQGYIYALMAFGFWGLIPIYFKLIASVSPAEILAHRIIWSVVLLFGMILFSRQFSAFTLLIRDLHKIKYLVLTALLVSINWLVFIWAVSHNMIAESSLGYYINPLVNFALGIIFFKDRPSFWQKVAIGLAFGAIVYQVVTLGSIPVISLALAFSFGFYGMIRKQINLPAMNGLYIETLILLPLALLYFSYLVATDQNAFVFPPNGVSWLLLLAGIITVLPLLWFNAAATRISLIHIGFFQYISPTVSFLLAIFVYDEVLLPEKLTTFVLIWIALAIFSIDGYMKKRASKEG from the coding sequence ATGAATAATCTCTCTCGCGAAGCACAAGGCTACATCTACGCACTGATGGCATTTGGTTTTTGGGGCTTAATCCCGATCTATTTTAAACTAATCGCGTCGGTCTCACCTGCGGAGATCTTGGCACACCGTATTATCTGGTCGGTGGTGTTGCTCTTTGGCATGATCCTTTTTAGTCGTCAATTTAGTGCGTTTACCCTCCTCATTCGAGACCTCCACAAGATCAAATACCTCGTCCTCACAGCCCTGCTTGTCTCCATCAATTGGCTCGTTTTCATCTGGGCGGTAAGCCATAACATGATCGCAGAATCCAGCCTTGGCTACTACATTAACCCACTGGTCAATTTTGCACTGGGCATCATTTTTTTCAAAGATCGCCCCTCCTTTTGGCAAAAAGTTGCCATTGGTTTAGCCTTTGGTGCGATTGTGTATCAAGTCGTTACGCTCGGCTCCATCCCCGTTATTTCACTCGCATTAGCTTTTAGTTTTGGCTTTTACGGGATGATTCGCAAACAGATCAACCTGCCTGCCATGAATGGGCTTTACATCGAAACGCTCATTTTATTGCCTTTGGCGCTGCTTTATTTTAGCTACCTTGTTGCCACAGACCAAAACGCGTTTGTCTTTCCACCCAATGGCGTTTCATGGCTTTTACTGCTCGCTGGCATCATCACCGTGCTTCCACTATTGTGGTTTAATGCCGCTGCCACACGCATTTCACTGATCCACATCGGCTTTTTTCAGTACATTAGCCCGACCGTTTCCTTTTTGTTAGCTATTTTTGTTTATGATGAAGTTTTACTTCCTGAAAAACTGACGACGTTTGTGCTGATTTGGATTGCGTTAGCCATTTTTAGCATTGATGGGTATATGAAAAAAAGAGCTTCTAAAGAGGGTTAA
- a CDS encoding GGDEF domain-containing protein, with the protein MIRKIDEEVIHFGHKRTSEDTFVLKDHATTITCISTKIPLYNEEGVIYGLCGISTDITERKKSEELIKELAYHDSLTHLPNRRMFHETFATMIAHAKRMQKHGALLVLDLDNFKPLNDTYGHNAGDLLLIEVGKRIRACVREVDLVARFGGDEFLVALRDLGEEESVAKAEALKVAGKIRLHVNAPYVLVLDVEEDLRVITHECSVSIGISLFSQHSSNKERVFSEADKAMYLAKQKGRNRIEFYEELE; encoded by the coding sequence ATGATTCGTAAAATAGACGAAGAGGTGATCCATTTTGGGCATAAGAGAACCTCTGAAGATACGTTTGTGCTTAAGGATCACGCCACAACGATCACGTGTATCTCGACAAAAATTCCTCTTTACAACGAAGAGGGAGTCATTTACGGTTTGTGTGGCATTTCGACGGATATTACAGAGCGCAAAAAGAGTGAAGAGCTGATCAAAGAGCTTGCGTACCATGACTCCTTGACGCATCTGCCCAATCGAAGGATGTTTCATGAAACGTTTGCTACGATGATAGCCCATGCCAAACGCATGCAAAAACATGGGGCATTGTTGGTGCTTGATCTTGATAATTTTAAACCGCTCAACGATACCTATGGTCACAATGCAGGTGATCTGTTGTTGATCGAAGTGGGAAAAAGGATTCGTGCCTGTGTCCGAGAGGTAGACTTAGTGGCACGTTTTGGTGGCGATGAGTTTTTGGTAGCCCTGCGTGATTTGGGGGAAGAGGAGAGTGTCGCCAAAGCAGAAGCACTGAAAGTTGCAGGTAAAATTCGTTTACATGTAAACGCTCCGTATGTACTTGTGCTCGATGTTGAAGAAGATTTGCGCGTCATTACGCATGAGTGTAGTGTAAGCATTGGTATTTCGCTTTTTAGCCAACATTCATCTAACAAAGAGCGTGTTTTTAGCGAAGCCGATAAGGCGATGTACCTTGCCAAACAAAAAGGGCGCAACCGCATTGAATTTTATGAGGAGTTAGAATGA
- a CDS encoding arsenate reductase family protein: MIKVYGITTCGSVKKAISFFKEKVVPYSFVDLKTTAISEAKLEEWLSKKPLSILFNTKGTKFKTLNLTKEISDEAKKSWLLREQLLFKRPIVECEDGTLLVGFDEEVYAKTFA; encoded by the coding sequence ATGATTAAAGTCTACGGCATTACCACATGTGGCAGTGTGAAAAAAGCCATTTCGTTTTTTAAAGAGAAGGTCGTTCCTTACAGTTTTGTCGATCTTAAAACCACTGCAATCAGCGAAGCAAAACTGGAAGAGTGGCTATCCAAAAAACCTCTTTCCATCCTTTTTAACACCAAAGGCACAAAGTTTAAGACGTTGAACCTGACCAAAGAGATCAGCGATGAAGCGAAGAAAAGCTGGCTTTTAAGAGAGCAACTCCTCTTCAAACGCCCCATCGTCGAGTGCGAAGATGGAACGCTTTTGGTGGGATTTGATGAAGAGGTTTACGCCAAGACGTTCGCTTAA
- a CDS encoding ABC transporter ATP-binding protein, producing MIQLHDVCKSFMQGDESVFALRQISLHVKRGECVVLKGNSGSGKSTLLSLIAGLAQPNSGEVSVDGREISKLPEPFSAKLRRQKIGFIFQKFHLIPHLTALENVITPLIPENLALSLLDEKAKTSMEQCGIAHKAQMRVNRLSGGEQQRVAIARALVNNPLLILADEPTANLDENLSRELIAQFERLKHQGITQLIATHDPLFFELGFVDRIIEIKNGELV from the coding sequence ATGATACAACTTCATGATGTGTGTAAAAGCTTTATGCAAGGCGATGAGAGCGTGTTTGCGCTGCGCCAAATCTCTTTACATGTAAAGCGTGGCGAGTGTGTCGTGCTCAAAGGAAATAGCGGAAGTGGCAAGAGTACATTGCTCTCCTTAATCGCAGGGCTTGCGCAACCCAACAGTGGCGAAGTGAGTGTGGATGGCAGGGAAATTTCAAAATTGCCTGAACCCTTTAGCGCCAAGTTGCGTCGTCAAAAGATCGGGTTTATCTTTCAGAAATTTCATTTGATTCCGCATTTGACTGCTCTTGAAAATGTCATAACACCCCTGATTCCTGAAAATCTTGCGCTCTCTCTTTTGGATGAAAAAGCCAAAACATCGATGGAGCAGTGTGGCATCGCGCATAAAGCGCAGATGCGCGTGAACCGACTCTCAGGAGGCGAGCAACAACGCGTGGCGATTGCCCGTGCTTTGGTCAATAACCCTCTGCTCATTTTAGCCGATGAGCCAACCGCCAATCTCGATGAAAACCTCTCGCGTGAGCTGATAGCGCAGTTTGAAAGACTTAAACATCAAGGCATTACGCAACTGATCGCAACGCACGATCCGCTCTTTTTTGAGCTTGGGTTTGTCGATCGCATCATCGAGATCAAAAATGGTGAACTGGTATGA